A single Acidobacteriota bacterium DNA region contains:
- a CDS encoding dynamin family protein: protein MTTYRLAGDRWLRHARSDDGPSLVDDATWRRLTAGLRQLAGALRGVEPAWAEEVEGLVQDDGAVGGEGATLVFGGHFKSGKSTLLNALLGREILPVDALPETGALCSLGSAAADRGEVFRNGDRYGIACETDSIRREVALLDEAGQQRPEIEAVDRVELDLAGVEIPSGQRWIDSPGINDTKAMNHCARRAVRRGDVLLWILTSKQMLSEVEVAFLAEEIAYSGPASVVFVLNFFLQQDGEEEWRRGLERQLPFLLEKLSELSPELGFTAAQPPTVAAVAGRALGVTGNGAFGGADLRRLVLHDAAGIGGRRDRVRAHRLLVALRALEEELGGRVEAEEKALETARQEARARRAAAEADGKRLRRELDHILSRLKGDWSAGVREVADALVRGISDPLQRDDTYTDRLNRALKILGEGTRKDFFQAVAGALERNRHTELPQEARRQIRRSLTAPKLRVEVADNAPDGGTWLGGAAAGAAAGTVVPIIGTLFGAVAGAAAGAGYSARKALEKDFADTRAAARRAALSVEDLADEKAREIRRLILGHCGPSADAEAGAEPVAAAAARLGRLEEVAELLAKLREQARKIAEAPL, encoded by the coding sequence ATGACCACCTATCGCCTGGCTGGGGACCGCTGGCTTCGACACGCCCGATCGGACGACGGCCCATCGCTGGTGGACGATGCAACCTGGCGTCGGCTGACGGCAGGGCTGCGCCAGCTGGCTGGCGCTCTCCGGGGCGTCGAGCCGGCATGGGCCGAGGAAGTGGAGGGGCTGGTACAGGATGATGGTGCGGTTGGCGGCGAGGGGGCCACCCTGGTCTTCGGCGGCCATTTCAAATCCGGCAAGTCGACCCTTCTCAACGCCCTCCTGGGACGGGAGATCCTGCCGGTGGATGCGCTGCCGGAGACCGGAGCCCTGTGCTCGCTGGGTTCCGCCGCCGCCGATCGCGGGGAGGTCTTCCGCAACGGTGACCGCTACGGCATCGCTTGCGAGACCGACTCCATCCGCCGGGAAGTGGCCCTCCTCGACGAAGCCGGACAGCAGCGGCCGGAGATCGAGGCGGTCGACCGGGTGGAGCTGGACCTCGCCGGGGTCGAGATCCCCTCCGGTCAACGCTGGATCGACTCCCCCGGCATCAACGACACCAAGGCCATGAACCACTGCGCCCGGCGAGCGGTGCGGCGGGGGGACGTGCTGTTGTGGATTCTGACCTCGAAGCAGATGCTCTCGGAGGTGGAGGTCGCGTTTCTGGCCGAGGAGATCGCCTACTCCGGGCCGGCGTCGGTGGTCTTCGTGCTCAACTTCTTCCTCCAGCAGGACGGGGAGGAGGAGTGGCGCCGAGGGCTCGAGCGGCAGTTGCCCTTCCTGTTGGAGAAGCTGTCGGAGCTCTCCCCAGAGCTCGGCTTCACCGCAGCCCAGCCACCCACGGTGGCGGCGGTGGCGGGGCGGGCTCTGGGCGTTACCGGAAACGGTGCCTTCGGCGGGGCGGATCTGCGCCGGCTGGTGCTCCACGACGCCGCGGGCATCGGTGGACGCCGAGATCGGGTACGGGCCCACCGGCTGCTGGTAGCCCTGCGGGCGCTGGAGGAGGAGCTCGGCGGGCGCGTCGAGGCGGAGGAGAAGGCCCTGGAGACGGCTCGGCAGGAGGCCCGAGCCCGCCGCGCCGCCGCCGAAGCCGACGGCAAGAGGCTGCGGCGGGAGCTCGACCACATCCTCAGCCGGTTGAAAGGGGATTGGAGCGCGGGGGTGCGAGAGGTGGCGGACGCTTTGGTGAGGGGGATCTCGGATCCTCTGCAGCGGGACGACACCTACACCGACCGGCTCAACCGCGCGCTGAAGATTCTTGGTGAAGGGACGCGCAAAGACTTCTTCCAGGCCGTCGCCGGAGCGCTGGAGCGAAACCGCCACACCGAGTTGCCCCAGGAGGCCCGCCGGCAGATCCGCCGCAGCCTCACCGCGCCGAAGCTGCGGGTCGAGGTGGCGGACAACGCTCCCGACGGGGGTACCTGGCTCGGCGGTGCTGCCGCCGGCGCCGCCGCCGGCACCGTGGTGCCGATCATCGGGACCCTCTTTGGTGCCGTCGCCGGCGCCGCGGCGGGGGCTGGGTATTCAGCGCGGAAGGCGCTGGAGAAAGATTTCGCCGACACCCGAGCCGCCGCCCGCCGGGCGGCCCTCTCCGTCGAAGATCTGGCGGACGAGAAAGCGAGGGAAATCCGGCGCTTGATCCTCGGGCACTGCGGCCCTTCCGCTGATGCCGAGGCGGGGGCTGAACCGGTGGCGGCAGCGGCCGCTCGTCTCGGGCGCCTGGAGGAGGTCGCCGAGCTCCTGGCCAAGCTTCGGGAGCAAGCCCGGAAGATCGCCGAGGCTCCGCTCTGA
- a CDS encoding aldo/keto reductase → MDYRNLGGAGVKVSPLCLGTMMFGEWGNRDHEDCVRIIHRALDAGINFIDTANMYSEGESESIVGRALQDRRNQAVLATKVYFPMGKNPNARGLSRKAIEEQVEHSLRRLQTDCIDLYQIHRPDRSVPWEETLRAMDDLVRRGMVRYIGCSTNHHEVQGEKPLAAWEIVETLWISERHGWERFVCLQPPYSILRRTLEDSHFPMTQAHGIANIVWSPLEGGWLTGKYRKGQSNPADSPRAKKWVGDLEQERFEHRLEVVEELVRMADDADASLAELALRWTLEHPAVTSAIIGPRTMEQLESCIRATEVELSGAMLSRIDELVPPGTSVL, encoded by the coding sequence ATGGATTACCGCAATCTCGGCGGCGCCGGCGTCAAGGTGTCGCCTCTTTGTCTCGGCACCATGATGTTCGGCGAGTGGGGCAACCGCGATCACGAGGATTGCGTGCGCATCATCCACCGGGCTCTGGACGCCGGCATCAACTTCATCGACACCGCCAATATGTACTCCGAGGGCGAGTCCGAATCCATCGTTGGCCGGGCGCTCCAGGACCGCCGCAACCAGGCGGTGCTGGCCACCAAGGTCTACTTCCCCATGGGCAAGAACCCCAACGCTCGGGGGCTCTCCCGCAAGGCCATCGAAGAGCAGGTGGAGCACAGCCTGCGGCGCCTGCAAACCGATTGCATCGACCTCTACCAGATCCACCGGCCGGACCGCTCGGTGCCCTGGGAGGAGACCCTGCGGGCCATGGACGACCTGGTGCGCCGGGGCATGGTGCGCTACATCGGCTGCTCCACCAACCACCACGAGGTGCAGGGGGAAAAACCCCTGGCGGCGTGGGAGATCGTCGAGACCCTGTGGATCAGCGAACGCCACGGCTGGGAGCGCTTCGTCTGCCTCCAGCCGCCCTACAGCATCCTCCGCCGCACCCTGGAGGACAGCCACTTCCCCATGACCCAGGCCCACGGCATCGCCAACATCGTGTGGAGCCCCCTGGAGGGCGGCTGGCTCACGGGCAAATATCGCAAGGGTCAGAGCAATCCCGCGGACAGCCCGCGGGCGAAGAAGTGGGTCGGTGATCTGGAGCAGGAGCGCTTCGAGCATCGCCTGGAGGTGGTGGAAGAGCTGGTCCGCATGGCCGACGACGCCGACGCTTCCCTGGCGGAGCTGGCCCTGCGCTGGACCCTCGAGCACCCGGCGGTGACCTCCGCCATCATCGGCCCGCGCACCATGGAGCAGCTGGAGAGCTGCATCCGCGCCACCGAGGTCGAGCTCAGCGGCGCCATGCTCTCGCGCATCGACGAGCTGGTGCCGCCCGGGACGTCGGTGCTCTGA